The following coding sequences lie in one Megalodesulfovibrio gigas DSM 1382 = ATCC 19364 genomic window:
- the rnfG gene encoding RnfABCDGE type electron transport complex subunit G, translating to MKELIRMVVVLSTITGLAGLVLSGLKVWTTPIIEEQVLTYVQGPAIKKIFEDATNNPIADRKVMAKPGAPGETLFIFPAIKDGKLTAVAVEAAGKGYGGMVGVMVGFDVTQDKVAGISVTTHKETPGLGSRIEDTSFTKQFRNRALDKVGLKKDGGDIDAISGATFSSIGASDAVKQAAQWYMALKDDIKKSW from the coding sequence ATGAAGGAACTCATCCGCATGGTGGTGGTGCTCTCCACGATCACGGGTCTGGCCGGGCTGGTGCTTTCCGGCCTCAAGGTCTGGACGACGCCCATCATCGAAGAGCAGGTGCTGACGTATGTGCAAGGCCCGGCCATCAAAAAAATCTTTGAAGACGCCACCAACAATCCCATCGCCGACCGCAAGGTGATGGCCAAACCCGGCGCGCCGGGCGAAACGCTCTTCATCTTCCCGGCCATCAAGGACGGCAAGCTCACGGCCGTGGCCGTGGAGGCCGCCGGCAAAGGCTACGGCGGCATGGTGGGCGTGATGGTGGGCTTTGACGTCACCCAGGACAAGGTTGCCGGCATCAGCGTCACCACGCATAAGGAAACGCCGGGCCTGGGCTCGCGCATTGAAGACACCTCCTTCACCAAGCAGTTCCGCAACCGCGCCCTGGACAAAGTGGGCCTGAAGAAAGACGGCGGCGACATCGACGCCATTTCCGGCGCCACCTTCTCCTCCATCGGCGCGTCCGACGCGGTGAAGCAGGCGGCGCAATGGTACATGGCCCTGAAGGACGACATCAAGAAGAGCTGGTAG
- a CDS encoding electron transport complex protein RnfA produces the protein MDTFLLFISAIFVNNIVLAQYLGNCPYLGCSKEKSVSIGMGAAVIFVMIMATVFTWAIQKYVMIRFGLEYLQTIVFILVIAALVQFVEMFLKKMVPPLYKSLGIFLPLITTNCAVLGVAILVQRQEYDFMTSLLYSVAAGVGFLLALVVLAGIRERFVITRLPRSMQGVSIGLIMAGLMSLAFMAFKGMIA, from the coding sequence ATGGATACGTTCCTGCTGTTCATCTCGGCCATTTTCGTCAACAACATCGTCCTGGCGCAATACCTCGGAAACTGCCCGTACCTGGGGTGTTCCAAGGAAAAGAGCGTCTCCATCGGGATGGGGGCCGCGGTGATCTTCGTCATGATCATGGCCACCGTCTTCACCTGGGCCATCCAGAAGTACGTAATGATCCGCTTTGGCCTGGAGTATCTGCAGACCATCGTCTTCATCCTGGTCATCGCCGCGCTGGTGCAGTTCGTGGAGATGTTTTTGAAGAAGATGGTGCCGCCGCTGTACAAGTCTTTGGGCATCTTCCTGCCCCTCATCACCACCAACTGCGCCGTGCTGGGCGTGGCCATTCTGGTGCAGCGGCAGGAATACGACTTCATGACGTCGCTGTTGTATTCCGTTGCGGCAGGGGTTGGTTTCTTGCTGGCGCTGGTGGTGCTGGCGGGGATTCGCGAACGCTTCGTCATCACCCGGCTGCCGCGGTCCATGCAGGGGGTCTCCATCGGCCTCATCATGGCAGGGCTCATGTCCCTGGCATTTATGGCCTTCAAAGGCATGATCGCCTAA
- a CDS encoding FAD:protein FMN transferase — protein MKHTDSTRCSRRAVLKRLGLVAGGLALAPTLRVLPALAAPALKQSSETRLQLGTMVEMTALAPSKDQARDAMAHAFAEIDRLAAIFSRFDDDAALAALNAHGRLDHAPDELLTVLDHSRLLTRQSQGAFDMTIAPVVALLERTHGEPDPADLRAALELVDAARLRQDANSLRLDAAGMAVTLDGIAKGYIADRAADELRRHGVAHFCINAGGDIRVQGSPEGLSGGRAWRVAIEDPDKGGRYPAVLSLADGAVATSGGYEIFFDAGKTAHHLVDPATGRSPRQVKSVSVQAPTVMQADGLATALSVMPPRQALALIAMLPQHECLLLTADGAHLSSSGWGRERV, from the coding sequence ATGAAACACACAGATTCGACCCGTTGCAGCCGCCGCGCCGTGCTGAAGCGTCTTGGTTTGGTGGCCGGCGGCCTCGCCCTGGCCCCCACCCTGCGCGTGCTGCCGGCCCTGGCCGCGCCTGCCCTGAAACAATCCAGCGAAACCCGGCTCCAGCTGGGCACCATGGTGGAGATGACCGCCCTGGCTCCGTCCAAGGACCAGGCCCGGGACGCCATGGCCCACGCCTTTGCGGAAATCGATCGTCTGGCCGCCATCTTCAGCCGCTTTGACGACGATGCCGCTCTGGCCGCCCTCAATGCCCACGGCCGCCTCGACCATGCCCCCGACGAACTGCTGACCGTGCTGGACCACAGCCGCCTGCTGACCCGCCAGTCCCAAGGCGCCTTCGACATGACCATCGCCCCGGTGGTGGCCCTGCTGGAACGCACCCACGGCGAGCCCGACCCCGCCGACCTGCGCGCGGCCCTGGAGCTGGTGGATGCCGCACGCCTGCGCCAAGACGCCAACTCCCTGCGCCTGGACGCCGCCGGCATGGCTGTCACCCTGGACGGCATCGCCAAGGGCTACATCGCCGACCGTGCCGCCGATGAACTGCGCCGGCATGGCGTGGCCCATTTCTGCATCAACGCCGGCGGAGACATCCGCGTCCAGGGCTCCCCGGAAGGCCTGTCCGGCGGCCGGGCCTGGCGCGTGGCCATCGAAGATCCCGACAAGGGCGGCCGCTACCCCGCCGTGCTCAGTCTGGCCGACGGCGCCGTGGCCACCTCTGGCGGATATGAAATCTTTTTCGACGCCGGCAAGACCGCGCACCATCTGGTGGACCCAGCCACCGGCCGCTCCCCGCGGCAGGTCAAAAGCGTCAGCGTGCAGGCCCCCACGGTGATGCAGGCCGACGGCCTGGCCACCGCCCTGAGCGTCATGCCGCCGCGGCAGGCCCTGGCCCTGATCGCCATGCTGCCGCAGCACGAGTGCCTGCTCCTCACCGCAGACGGTGCGCACCTTTCCTCCTCCGGGTGGGGCCGGGAACGAGTGTGA
- a CDS encoding sigma-54-dependent transcriptional regulator: protein MAVILVIDDDEQICETMQRMVARAGHQGLAAPTLAKGLATLRTAPVDIVFLDVRLPDGNGLDALPSILDAPSRPEVIVLTGQGTADGAATAIHGGVWDYLVKPMSLQETLQRLERALAYRESKHAKDAAPLCLDNVVGVSPGFRACLDHVGKAARSEAPVLLVGETGTGKELMARTIHCNSQRRDKPFVVVDCAALSEHLLESLLFGHKKGSFTSAHADSLGLIRAADQGVLFLDEIGELSLNAQKTFLRVLQEKRFRPVGDIREFSSNFRLLAATNRSLDAMIEDGTFRRDLYFRLKTMEIHLPPLRQRPQDITLLAMYRVGALAQAYSMSRKSLDPEFLEHLRLYQWPGNVRELFAMMETAFVAGWDSDVLYPRHLPSALRVAVARRKLERDGGEDGRPPFPSLPDEPSVFPSPASPEPAHGIAPAPASTTALPPALHADALLPTDPAQLPTLKTFKTSMEHVYLEALHRHTNGDVDRMTAVSGLSKSHLYALLKKHQLPSR, encoded by the coding sequence ATGGCAGTCATTCTGGTCATCGACGACGACGAACAAATCTGTGAGACCATGCAGCGCATGGTGGCCCGCGCCGGCCACCAGGGCCTTGCCGCCCCCACCCTTGCCAAAGGGTTGGCAACACTTCGCACCGCGCCTGTGGATATCGTCTTTCTGGATGTCCGCCTCCCGGACGGCAACGGCCTTGATGCCCTGCCTTCCATCCTGGATGCCCCGTCGCGCCCGGAAGTCATTGTCCTCACCGGGCAAGGCACGGCCGACGGCGCCGCCACCGCCATTCACGGCGGCGTGTGGGATTATCTGGTCAAGCCCATGTCCCTCCAGGAAACCCTGCAGCGCCTGGAACGGGCCCTGGCCTACCGGGAAAGCAAGCACGCCAAGGATGCCGCTCCCCTGTGCCTGGACAACGTGGTGGGCGTCAGCCCCGGATTTCGCGCCTGCCTGGATCATGTGGGCAAGGCTGCACGCAGCGAGGCCCCGGTGCTCCTTGTGGGGGAAACCGGCACCGGCAAGGAGCTGATGGCGCGGACCATCCACTGCAACAGCCAGCGGCGGGACAAGCCCTTCGTGGTGGTGGACTGTGCGGCGCTCTCCGAACATCTGCTGGAAAGCCTGCTGTTCGGCCACAAAAAGGGCTCCTTCACCAGCGCCCATGCCGATTCTCTGGGGCTCATCCGCGCCGCGGATCAGGGCGTGCTTTTTCTCGATGAGATCGGCGAACTCTCCCTCAACGCCCAAAAGACCTTTCTGCGCGTGCTGCAGGAAAAACGCTTTCGCCCAGTGGGGGACATCCGAGAATTCTCCAGCAATTTCAGGTTGCTTGCGGCCACAAATCGCAGCCTGGACGCCATGATCGAGGATGGCACCTTCCGCAGGGACCTCTATTTCCGCCTCAAGACCATGGAGATCCACCTGCCCCCCCTGCGGCAGCGCCCCCAGGACATCACGCTGCTGGCCATGTACCGTGTGGGCGCGCTGGCCCAGGCGTACAGCATGTCGCGCAAGTCCCTGGACCCCGAATTCCTGGAGCACCTGCGGCTGTACCAGTGGCCGGGCAATGTGCGGGAACTCTTTGCCATGATGGAAACGGCCTTTGTGGCCGGCTGGGACAGCGACGTGCTCTACCCCCGCCACCTGCCCAGCGCCCTGCGCGTTGCCGTGGCCCGGCGCAAGCTGGAACGCGACGGCGGGGAGGACGGCCGCCCGCCCTTCCCCTCACTGCCGGACGAGCCGTCAGTCTTCCCCAGCCCTGCCTCCCCGGAACCGGCGCACGGGATCGCGCCCGCTCCGGCCAGCACCACCGCACTGCCCCCCGCGCTGCATGCAGACGCCTTGCTGCCGACAGACCCGGCCCAGCTACCAACCCTGAAGACATTCAAGACGTCCATGGAGCACGTGTACCTTGAGGCCCTGCATCGTCATACCAACGGGGATGTGGACCGCATGACGGCGGTCTCCGGCCTGTCCAAATCCCACCTGTACGCCTTGCTGAAAAAACACCAGCTGCCCTCGCGGTAG
- the rnfB gene encoding RnfABCDGE type electron transport complex subunit B, giving the protein MIIISVLTLFALGFIAAGILAVASRVLYVEEDPRIEVVTEALPGANCGGCGFAGCESYAVAVLNDPLMPPNLCCAGGPDVSVRVAELTGKAMGDADPKVIFRRCVKDQGGVLKRFQYLGAQSCAAANLVLGGPDACKYSCLGFGDCVRACPFDAMWLENGLVRIAPDKCTSCGSCIRVCPNSILELIPRRARVMVFCSTQDKGKAVKDVCEAGCVNCGACIKKCPAKCISTVNGRIAIDQAACLAYGPECGEACVKACPRDILRCLAPDAVAPAPHKEPAHIPDETHVADLNA; this is encoded by the coding sequence ATGATTATCATCTCCGTTCTCACGCTGTTCGCCCTGGGCTTCATCGCTGCGGGGATTCTGGCCGTGGCCTCCCGCGTGCTGTATGTGGAAGAGGACCCGCGCATCGAAGTGGTGACCGAGGCCCTCCCTGGCGCCAACTGCGGCGGCTGCGGGTTTGCCGGCTGCGAATCCTACGCCGTGGCCGTGCTGAACGACCCCCTGATGCCGCCAAACCTGTGCTGCGCCGGCGGTCCCGACGTGTCCGTGCGTGTGGCCGAGCTGACCGGCAAGGCCATGGGCGATGCCGATCCCAAGGTGATCTTTCGCCGCTGCGTGAAAGATCAGGGCGGCGTGCTCAAACGCTTCCAGTACCTGGGGGCCCAGAGCTGCGCGGCGGCCAATCTGGTGCTGGGCGGGCCCGATGCCTGCAAATACTCCTGCCTGGGCTTTGGCGACTGCGTGCGCGCCTGCCCCTTTGACGCCATGTGGCTGGAGAATGGTCTGGTGCGCATCGCCCCGGACAAATGCACCAGCTGCGGCTCCTGCATCCGCGTCTGCCCCAACAGCATCCTGGAGCTGATCCCGCGCCGCGCTCGGGTGATGGTCTTTTGCTCCACCCAGGACAAGGGCAAGGCCGTCAAGGACGTCTGCGAAGCCGGCTGCGTCAACTGCGGGGCCTGCATCAAAAAATGTCCGGCCAAATGCATCAGCACCGTGAACGGCCGCATCGCCATTGATCAGGCTGCCTGTCTGGCCTACGGTCCGGAATGCGGCGAAGCCTGCGTCAAGGCCTGTCCGCGCGACATCCTGCGCTGCCTGGCGCCCGACGCCGTGGCCCCGGCCCCGCACAAGGAACCGGCCCACATCCCCGACGAAACCCACGTGGCCGACCTGAACGCCTAG
- a CDS encoding FAD-binding oxidoreductase, which translates to MTAKALIKDFEAIVGKDNVLTSEADLASYSYDAAVLPNAMPGLVVRPTTSEQLGKTVKLCNDNAIPMTVRGSGTNLSGGTIPSKGGIVVLTTALNRILEINEEDLYAVVEPGVITSKFAGEVTKRGLFYPPDPGSQTVSTLGGNVAENAGGLRGLKYGVTKDYVMGMTFYDVNGELVKTGGKTVKCVTGYNLTGLMVGAEGTLGVYDTITLKLVPPPAAAKAMMAVFDTVMDACRAVAAIIAAKIVPATLELMDNFTIRTVENFRNAGLPTEAGALLLIEVDGHPAMVEEDAIKVEDICKKNKASTVRVAKDAAERNAVWQARRDALPALAKVKPTTVLEDATVPRSKIPAMMSALEDIAKKYSLTIGTFGHAGDGNLHPTILTDKRNTEEWHRVEAAIDEIFDHALALGGTLSGEHGIGMAKAKYMKQECGIAAIEYSKRMKSVLDPKGILNPGKLIVG; encoded by the coding sequence ATGACTGCAAAGGCGCTTATCAAGGACTTTGAAGCCATCGTCGGCAAGGACAACGTGCTGACCAGCGAGGCCGACCTCGCCAGCTACTCCTACGACGCCGCCGTGCTGCCCAACGCCATGCCCGGCCTGGTGGTGCGTCCCACCACCTCGGAACAGCTCGGCAAAACCGTGAAGCTGTGCAACGACAACGCCATCCCCATGACCGTGCGGGGCTCCGGCACCAATCTTTCCGGCGGCACCATCCCCAGCAAGGGCGGCATTGTGGTGCTGACCACGGCGCTCAACCGCATCCTGGAAATCAACGAGGAAGACCTGTACGCCGTGGTGGAACCGGGCGTCATCACGTCCAAGTTCGCGGGCGAAGTGACCAAGCGCGGCCTGTTCTACCCGCCGGATCCGGGCTCCCAGACCGTCTCCACCCTGGGCGGCAACGTGGCGGAAAACGCCGGTGGTCTGCGCGGCCTGAAGTACGGCGTGACCAAAGACTACGTCATGGGCATGACCTTCTATGACGTGAACGGCGAACTGGTGAAGACCGGCGGCAAGACCGTCAAGTGCGTCACCGGCTACAACCTCACCGGCCTGATGGTGGGCGCCGAAGGCACCCTGGGCGTGTACGACACCATCACCCTCAAGCTCGTGCCCCCGCCTGCGGCCGCCAAGGCCATGATGGCCGTGTTCGACACCGTGATGGACGCCTGCCGCGCCGTGGCCGCCATTATCGCCGCCAAGATCGTGCCCGCCACCCTGGAGCTGATGGACAACTTCACCATCCGCACCGTGGAAAACTTCCGCAATGCCGGCCTGCCCACGGAAGCCGGGGCCCTGCTGCTCATCGAAGTGGACGGCCACCCCGCCATGGTGGAAGAAGACGCCATCAAAGTGGAAGATATCTGCAAGAAGAACAAGGCTTCCACCGTGCGCGTGGCCAAGGACGCCGCCGAGCGCAATGCCGTGTGGCAGGCCCGCCGCGACGCCCTGCCCGCCCTGGCCAAGGTGAAGCCCACCACCGTGCTGGAAGACGCCACCGTGCCGCGCTCCAAGATTCCGGCCATGATGTCTGCCCTGGAAGACATTGCCAAGAAGTACTCCCTGACCATCGGCACCTTCGGCCACGCCGGTGATGGCAACCTGCACCCCACCATCCTCACCGACAAGCGTAACACCGAGGAATGGCACCGCGTGGAAGCCGCCATCGACGAAATCTTCGACCATGCCCTGGCCCTGGGCGGCACGCTCTCCGGCGAACACGGCATCGGCATGGCCAAGGCCAAGTACATGAAGCAGGAATGCGGCATTGCGGCCATCGAATACTCCAAGCGCATGAAGAGCGTGCTGGATCCCAAGGGCATCCTCAATCCCGGCAAACTCATTGTGGGCTAA
- a CDS encoding L-lactate permease — protein MSIGMLALVAFLPILLALILMSGMRWPATKAMPLAWLVTAAAGIAIWKMDVGFVIAATLSGFGGAFNVLVIVFGAILILYTLRDSGGMETINCGFHGLSRDRRVQMIIIAFVFGAFIEGAAGFGTPAAIAAPLLLSLGFPPLAAAMVCLIMNSMPVTFGAVGTPLIVGMTPVKEKVAEAIAANPDLAFHSWDQFLKLLGQWSSMLHLAMVFILPLFTLGLMTMFFGKRRSFAEGLGAWKFALFASVCFGVPYFATAQLIGVEFPALLGGLIGLGLVVTGAKKGLFLPAQTWDFAPQAEWEKEWTGEIKAEDKCTYTAHMSQVRAWTPYVLIGLILVLTRIGSLGLKGMLTSPAVTIAIKDIMGYKGVNWVCSILYLPGTIPFVLVAIMTIFIHRMPMEKVKLAWTDSFKRMKNPTIALFFAVALVEIFKQSKVNPGGYPSMPLAMAEFVAGLAGQAWPMFASFVGALGAFITGSNTVSDLLFAEFQYGVATTLNLPRQIILSLQAVGGAMGNMVCIHNIVAACATVGLVGMEGLLIRRNAIPMALYGLIVGIIGMVLCFVLYPTIF, from the coding sequence ATGTCTATCGGCATGTTGGCACTCGTTGCATTCTTGCCTATCTTGCTGGCATTGATTCTGATGTCCGGCATGCGGTGGCCGGCCACCAAAGCCATGCCCCTGGCCTGGCTGGTCACGGCCGCGGCTGGTATCGCCATCTGGAAAATGGATGTCGGGTTCGTTATCGCAGCCACGCTGTCCGGCTTCGGCGGCGCGTTCAACGTGCTGGTCATCGTGTTCGGGGCCATCCTGATCCTGTACACGCTGCGTGACTCCGGCGGCATGGAGACCATCAACTGCGGGTTCCACGGCCTTTCCCGTGACCGTCGCGTGCAGATGATCATCATCGCCTTTGTGTTCGGCGCGTTCATCGAAGGCGCGGCTGGCTTCGGCACGCCCGCGGCCATCGCCGCCCCGCTGCTGCTCTCCCTCGGCTTCCCGCCGCTGGCCGCAGCCATGGTCTGTTTGATCATGAACTCCATGCCCGTGACCTTCGGCGCGGTGGGCACGCCCCTCATCGTGGGTATGACCCCGGTGAAAGAGAAAGTGGCGGAAGCCATCGCCGCCAACCCGGATCTGGCCTTCCACAGCTGGGATCAGTTCCTCAAGCTGCTGGGCCAGTGGTCCTCCATGCTGCACTTGGCGATGGTGTTCATCCTGCCCCTGTTCACCCTGGGCCTGATGACCATGTTCTTCGGCAAGCGCCGCAGCTTTGCCGAAGGCCTGGGCGCATGGAAGTTCGCCCTGTTCGCCTCCGTGTGTTTCGGCGTGCCGTACTTTGCCACTGCCCAGCTCATCGGCGTGGAATTCCCGGCCCTTTTGGGCGGCCTCATCGGCCTGGGCCTGGTGGTGACCGGCGCCAAGAAGGGCCTGTTCCTGCCCGCACAGACCTGGGACTTCGCGCCCCAGGCTGAATGGGAAAAGGAATGGACTGGTGAAATCAAGGCTGAAGACAAGTGCACCTACACCGCGCACATGAGCCAGGTTCGCGCCTGGACGCCGTATGTGCTCATCGGCCTCATCCTGGTGCTCACCCGCATCGGCAGCCTGGGCCTCAAGGGCATGCTCACCTCCCCGGCCGTGACCATCGCCATCAAGGACATCATGGGCTACAAGGGCGTGAACTGGGTGTGCTCCATCCTGTATCTGCCCGGCACCATTCCCTTCGTGCTGGTGGCCATCATGACCATCTTCATCCACCGCATGCCCATGGAAAAGGTGAAGCTGGCCTGGACCGACTCCTTCAAGCGCATGAAGAACCCCACCATCGCCCTGTTCTTCGCCGTGGCCCTGGTGGAAATCTTCAAGCAGTCCAAGGTGAACCCCGGCGGCTACCCCTCCATGCCCCTGGCCATGGCTGAATTCGTGGCCGGTCTGGCCGGCCAGGCCTGGCCCATGTTCGCCAGCTTCGTGGGTGCGCTGGGCGCGTTCATCACCGGTTCCAACACCGTGTCTGACCTGCTCTTCGCCGAATTCCAGTACGGCGTGGCCACCACGCTGAACCTGCCGCGGCAGATCATCCTTTCCCTGCAGGCCGTGGGCGGCGCCATGGGCAACATGGTGTGCATCCACAACATCGTGGCCGCCTGCGCCACCGTGGGTCTGGTGGGCATGGAAGGCCTGCTCATCCGCCGCAACGCCATCCCCATGGCGCTGTACGGGCTCATCGTCGGCATCATCGGCATGGTGCTGTGCTTCGTGCTGTACCCCACCATCTTCTAA
- a CDS encoding (Fe-S)-binding protein, translated as MADPKKLVEMLKSLEDQLVTCMRCGMCQAQCPVFAQSGREGDVTRGKIALLAGLAEEMIKDPEGVNNKLNRCLLCGTCEANCPSGVKVTDIFLRARAIMAAYNGMSPTQKLIFQQLLTHPGLFNTILDLGAKFQGIFTKPVNDMLGTSCARFNAPIIGDRHFKTLAAKPLHSDVPSLDTPAGASNLRVAFYPGCVVDKIYPSVGHAVLKVLKHHGVGVFMPKGQACCGIPAISNGDVASFQKMVKANIELFRKGDFDYLITPCATCTSTIKKIWPAYYEDKSDQITLAKIVDKVKDVSAFLVDVLKVSPMDTEGTKTVTYHDPCHLRNSLGVTAQPRTLLKATPGVKFVEMTDAASCCGSGGSFNLKFYELSQEIGRKKAQHIIDSQAETVATGCPACMMQMTDMLSKAGASRKVRHVVELYADTL; from the coding sequence ATGGCGGACCCGAAAAAACTCGTCGAGATGCTCAAGTCGCTGGAAGACCAGCTCGTCACCTGCATGCGCTGCGGCATGTGCCAGGCCCAGTGCCCGGTGTTTGCCCAGAGCGGGCGTGAGGGCGACGTCACCCGCGGCAAGATCGCCCTGCTGGCCGGCCTGGCCGAAGAGATGATCAAGGACCCCGAAGGCGTCAACAACAAGCTCAACCGCTGCCTGCTCTGCGGCACGTGCGAGGCCAACTGCCCCAGCGGCGTCAAGGTGACGGACATCTTCCTGCGGGCCCGGGCCATCATGGCCGCCTACAACGGGATGAGCCCCACGCAGAAGCTGATCTTCCAGCAACTCTTGACCCACCCCGGGCTGTTCAACACCATTCTGGACCTCGGCGCCAAGTTCCAGGGCATCTTCACCAAACCGGTGAACGACATGCTCGGCACCTCCTGCGCCCGGTTCAATGCGCCCATCATCGGCGACCGGCACTTCAAAACCCTGGCCGCCAAGCCCCTGCACTCGGACGTGCCCAGCCTGGACACCCCGGCCGGCGCCTCCAACCTGCGGGTAGCCTTCTACCCCGGCTGCGTGGTGGACAAAATCTACCCCAGCGTGGGTCATGCCGTGCTCAAGGTGCTCAAGCACCACGGCGTGGGCGTGTTCATGCCCAAGGGGCAGGCCTGCTGCGGCATCCCGGCCATCTCCAACGGCGATGTGGCGTCCTTCCAGAAAATGGTCAAAGCCAACATCGAGTTGTTCCGCAAGGGCGACTTCGATTACCTGATCACCCCCTGCGCCACCTGCACCTCCACCATCAAAAAGATTTGGCCTGCATACTACGAGGACAAGTCCGACCAGATCACCCTGGCCAAGATCGTGGATAAGGTGAAGGACGTGAGCGCGTTCCTGGTGGATGTGCTCAAGGTGTCCCCCATGGACACCGAAGGCACCAAGACCGTGACGTACCATGACCCCTGCCACCTGCGGAACTCCCTGGGCGTGACCGCGCAGCCCCGCACGCTGCTCAAGGCCACCCCGGGCGTGAAGTTCGTGGAAATGACGGACGCCGCCTCCTGCTGCGGCAGCGGCGGCAGCTTCAACCTGAAGTTCTATGAGCTCTCCCAGGAAATCGGCCGCAAGAAGGCGCAGCACATCATCGATTCCCAGGCGGAAACGGTGGCCACCGGCTGCCCGGCGTGCATGATGCAGATGACGGACATGCTGTCCAAGGCCGGAGCCTCGCGCAAGGTCCGCCACGTGGTGGAACTGTACGCAGACACCCTGTAA
- the rsxE gene encoding electron transport complex subunit RsxE translates to MASMMQEFTKGLWKELPPFRLVLGLCPVLAVTSSANNGLGMGLAVIFVLALSNVIISLVRNIIPKKVRIACFIAIAASLVVSVEMLMQAFSYPLYQQLGIFVPLIVVNCIILGRAEAFAAKNPPLLSLADGLGMGIGFTLSLTFLGGIRELLGVGTLFGVSMFWPDFKPFAFMVQAPGAFVCLGLILAGMNFLTMWQAKRKGQTVDPILDAGCKGCAACRKLDEIASQRKLEKLQPAKG, encoded by the coding sequence ATGGCAAGCATGATGCAAGAATTCACCAAGGGCCTGTGGAAAGAACTGCCGCCCTTTCGACTGGTGCTGGGCCTGTGCCCGGTGCTGGCGGTAACCTCCTCGGCCAACAACGGGTTGGGCATGGGATTGGCGGTCATCTTTGTGCTGGCGTTGTCCAACGTCATCATCTCGCTGGTGCGCAACATCATCCCCAAGAAAGTGCGCATCGCCTGTTTCATCGCCATCGCGGCCTCGCTGGTGGTCTCGGTGGAAATGCTCATGCAGGCGTTTTCGTACCCGCTGTATCAGCAGCTGGGCATCTTCGTGCCCCTCATCGTGGTCAACTGCATCATCCTGGGCCGGGCCGAGGCCTTTGCCGCCAAGAATCCGCCCCTGCTGTCTTTGGCGGACGGGTTGGGCATGGGCATCGGCTTCACCTTGTCCCTGACGTTTCTGGGCGGCATCCGGGAACTGCTGGGGGTGGGCACGCTGTTCGGGGTGAGCATGTTCTGGCCGGATTTCAAGCCCTTCGCATTCATGGTGCAGGCTCCCGGCGCCTTCGTCTGCCTGGGACTGATCCTGGCGGGCATGAACTTCCTGACAATGTGGCAGGCCAAACGTAAAGGCCAGACCGTGGATCCCATTCTCGATGCAGGCTGCAAAGGCTGCGCGGCATGCCGCAAGTTGGACGAGATCGCCAGCCAGAGAAAGCTGGAAAAACTCCAGCCCGCCAAGGGGTAG